One Ranitomeya variabilis isolate aRanVar5 chromosome 4, aRanVar5.hap1, whole genome shotgun sequence genomic window, CAGGGCCCTCTTTACGTCATTATTTCGTAGACTGTATATAAAAGGGTTTAACAAGGGAGCAATAACTGTGTACATAACAGCAACCAAGCGGTCCTGGCTTGGGGAACTGgactcaggttttaaatacatgaaCATAACAGACCCATAAAATATTGTAACAACTGTGAAATGGGATGAACAAGTAGAAAAAGCCTTCCTTCTTCCAGGGGTGGAATAGAGACTTATGATGGCTGCTATGATATAGCTGTAGGATATTACTATGAATATAAATGAAACGACCACCACACAAACACTAGTTACAAATATAACAATCTGATTCATCCTGGTGTCGGCACAGGCCAGTTGAAGTATGGGCGGAATATCACAGAAAATATGGTTTATCCTATTAGACCCACAGAACGGTAACGTAAAGGTGATGACTGTGTGTATAAGAGAGTTCGTTGACCCAACAAGGTAGGATCCAACTATCAGCAGAATATTAACTGTCTGCCTCATAATGACGCTATACAAGAGCGGATGACATATGGCAACATATCGATCATAAGCCATGGCCGCTAACACGTAGCATTCAGTCCCACCACAAAGACCAAAAGTGTAGACTTGTACCATGCAGCCATGGAAGGAGATGGTTTTCTGTTTAGCCAATGAGTTGGCCAACATTTTCGGAATATTGATAGAGATGTAGCATATCTCAAGAAATGAAAAGTGTCCAAGAAAAAAATACATAGGCGTATGAAGGTTTAAACTCAGCATGTAAGCACAAATTATAGACAGGTTTCCAAGTACGGTAATGATATAGATGATTAAAAACACTATGAAAATTAAAATCTGGAACTCGGGAACGTCGGAAAGGCTGGTGAGAATGAATTCTGATACTCTTGTAAAATTTCTACTATCCATTTACAGTTTTACAAATATATTTTCTATTATGATCTGTGAATAAAAAATATTATGTTCCTTTAAACagctattataaaaaaaaaatggggaaggTGGCCACCAAGTATTGGGTACCTTTGGTCCCGATGTCAGATACATGGTAAGGCAGTCAGCTGGCTCAGTGATGGAGGGAGTATGTATTAGAAGGAAGAATTGGTACTGAAAGGGGATGACAAGAGGTAATTGACTCTTTGTTCACCTAAAAATATGTTGAACATCAGGAACGGAGGATAGATGGGCCCATTTTTAGGATCCAACCACATACTATTTATGGGCAATGTCAAAACTATATGGTTAGGAAATTTCTATCCAAAAGCTATGCACACAAAGGTTTCTATGGACCAAATTTTTGGTAAAAGAGTTTCTAGATATTTGAtaggtttagaaaaaaaaaaaatcacttttataaCCTTGTCATATCTATGCTGTTCATAAAAACTCAATATTCATAACTGCAATCGAGCAAGGAAGCTACAAAGTAGTTTGTTAGCTTTTCTGGTCAAGTTGAACCTAAGGCCATAAATTGGTCACCTCCTAAAATTCTTGTGTCAGCCTGGTCTGCGATCCTTCAAATAATCGTCTTTAATTACCTATTCAAATCAGAGATGTCCCCTTGTACTGGGGTCATCTTCAGGTCATAGTCTTGATTCAATATTCACTATCAACTATGAAATGGCTTATATTTCTCTTTCATGAAATTCAGGGATAGTGGGGAAATGGTAGGTGGGGAAATAGGGAGAGGGTCGCAGTGTTAGGATCCTAATCAATTGACCAAATAAGAGAAGGACCAGAAAGGAGTGGAGTAACAAGGAACATCTGGAGGACTTTTTAAAACAATTCAATCAAGCCATTGATGTAAATAAGTATGGTGTGATGCTTAAAGGGATTTTTACAACACAACTGGAAAAACACAATACAAAGAGTTTGTAGAAATACAAAAACATTATAAAAACTTACGAGATTCATTTTCTACAAGAACATTGAAATCTGTTGACTTGTACAGTACATACAAGGTTAATATACCATTTGTATACCCCTGAGTATAAAATCCCTATAGATCCATGGGTACATTTGATAGACACGCGTGTCTTCTTAATTTGTCTATCAGGGACAATTATAGCAAAAGTATATTTTCTTCTAATTAAACAAACAGAGTCATCAATATGAAGATAGAAACAGAAAAGTAATTATCCAAATCTTTGCTCACTCTCTATGTCCCTTGTGTTACTGAATTTCTTATGTAAATATGATCTATATTATGAAATAGATCCACCTAGATTTGTTTTAATCACAATCATTATTTATGCATAAATGTAAAATGTAATATAGTACAGATGAATTTTGTAATATTTTCAGAAGCATATAGTTTTCTACTCCTTGGGACAGGTTCTCTCAAAATGTTATCAAAACTCCTAAGTAGAACTGGGAAAATTTATTAGAACGTAATTCAATTCTCCTCGAATTTTAAAAAATTATTCTCCATAATTCACTGGTTGTCATTTTGCTGAACTGTAGAAGGATGGCAAAAGGTAACCCTTTTACTGCTCTCTTGTGGGCCGCCTCAATAGCACGTTCTTCCCCGTATAGTCCAATGCGTGCTGAAACCCGGAGCTTCTGTATGCTAGGCCAAGATATCCGTCCGTGATCAAACCGGGATAACTCTGTAAGGTCACAGCAACATCAGGATGCACGCTGAGACCTTACGACGAGCACTCTAGGCCGGGACTTCCACCATAACTAGGCCCGGAAACTCTCTGGGCATGCTGAAAGTCCCAGTCTAAGATACACAGGATTTTGTCCCACAGCCAAACCAGTGTATAATAAGTAACATTCAATTCTCAGAGAATAATCTTTGGATTTGGCAACTTGGCAAATTCGAATTTTGCCAGATCCACTTATTTCTACTCCTAAGTGGTCTCACGCAGAAAGGGGATGGAAAAGGATAAAGCTGGAGAATTTTTCCATCTGTAAGTTTATGAGAATGTATGCTGCAATAGGGGAAGGAGGAGCTTGTTAAAGAAGATAAACATAAAACAAAGAAATAGGGACTGCCAGAACATCTATGCTGGATTGGTAAGAGGTGCATTTTGGGATAATTTATCATTTTCAGTGGTTTCCATTTAGGACCCAAAAGCCTTTTTGATAATTCTGCAGGACGAACAGAACAACAtcattttttactcttatattttgTTTCAATTCACCTTGTGATACACCtagttaataataatgataataataataatggaatttgatattttttaaaaaaaattctaaacccttttttgattttttttcagatcTAGTATAAGAGGGTTAATGCCTACATATGAATTCTAAGGTACTCATGAAACTACTCACACGTATAAAATACAAATCAATTTTATTGAACTTGTTTAAAAGCATATAAGACAAATATATATAAAGTTTCAGAGGACTATTCAAGTAGACAAGTGGGGAGGGCCCACAGATCAATATTAACAGCTACAAAATGTAAGAAAACAACTTTCAGATATTACCAATCTAAAGCTGCTATAATGAGCAATTTTCTAGGTCCCATTGCTATATGATATATAGAAATGGCTCCTAAatatacatacactatatatacacagttgAAATGCTGATATAGGCAAGGAAGACATAAACCAGCACAGGTGTCAGAATCACACAGATGTGAAAATCTAAGACAGGGAGCGCTCTTGTATATATCAACAATGTAGTGCTAATGTATATAATAAAAGAGCATAACCAAACACAGATGACTTAATCTCAAGGGCATTACTGCTTACCTATAGTATAATGCGTGGACCACCACAACCACCTCGACGCGCATTTTGCACacagtgctttctcaaggggaatatcGAAAATGAACTCTAGCTACCATCTTatcagttaggctaggttcacattgcgttagggcaatccgtttagcgctagcgctagcggattgcgctaacgcaatgtttttttcggggccgcgtttaggggtcgcgttaacgtccccgctctcgcagatccccgatctgcgagagcggggaacggacctcgggcgcgccgcggacgctgcaagcagcgtccgcggcgcgtcacaaaagaacggcacatcgctagcgcgagccgaaaagggcacgcgctagcgatgcgctacaggcgaaatttacattgctgtcaatgggtgcgctaacggacccgttgcacggcgttaattgcgacatttttgccgtgcaacgctgtccgttagcgtgcacacattaacgcaatgtgaacctagccttatgcttTTATTGTCAGAGTGAAATCCATCTAACAAGACTGTCCATCTTGGGATTGTGATATATCGAATAGACAACTTTTGTGAGAGAGAGCACTAACCTCACTGTGACATGAAATGCGGTTGTGACATGCTTTTTTAGGCATTTATATACCATACTATATTTAGTAATGCAATTTTGCAAAGCTAAGTATATTTAgcataattaattaattaattggaAAGATGTCCATAATCAGTTGAAAAAAAAGCATTCTAAATCTCTTAATATGTACTTTATTAAAAGGTCCTCTGGCAAAAATGTCCACACGTCCGTAATTATCAGGTTTAAGTACAAGAAGACAACTACGGTAGGTCGGCAATTGACCATAAAGTTATTCATACATGACGGCTAACAGCTGGGCATAAAACTTTAAGCATATTTTTTTATTAAGAAGCTGACCCTCTAAGCTTTATTCAACATATGTAGTGTTCATCAATAATAACTCTATAAGCTCAATACTCTAACAATTATTATGGAAATGTTTCCCGTATGATTTTTttgtgatcctgctccatctgcctGTATCATGTTGCGCTTCTTTGATTCAGCAAATGGTACTGACAATGCAGGGGGCTGCACTGATGTAATTGCAGAGCAGCGCGTTCACCCGTTTAATACACCGATGATGCAAATAACACTTCCTTTTTGGCAATACGTGTTGATACCCAGCTTTAATGTTTATATTAATATGAATGGGAGATCTTGCAGGCAACTTAGGTCCAGTCAGAAGACCCATAGTAAGGTGATGTTCAATGGGCAATAGTccagcatctatatatataattgtctaagggtcacttctgtctttctataTGTCctcctgtctgtcacggaaatcccaaatcgctgattggtcacggcaaaacagccatgaccaatcagcgacgggcacagtctggcagcaaaatggccgctccttactccccgcagtcagtacccactccatactcccctccagtcagcgctcacacagggttaatggcagcgttaacggaccgcgttatgccgcggtgtaacgcactccgttaacgctgctattaaccctgtgtgaccaactttttactattgatgctgcttatgcagcatcaatagtaaaaagatctaatgttaaaaataatttaaaaaatagttatatactcaccgtccgtcggcctctcggatccagaacaggcctttcccgctcctcgcgacgctccagtgaccgctccatgcattgcgatctcgcgagatgatgacgtagcggtatcgcgagaccgctacgtcatcatctcgcgagaccgcaatgcactcttgggagtgGTGTGCTCGAGGAGCATTTGTAAACGCTTCgcgtggatccgggggccaacggaaggtgagtatagaactattttttattttaattatttttttaatagggatatgatgcccacattgctatatactacttagGCCTCAGTGTCTTTCAAGCAAAGGAACTATTAATGGAAACCTGGCCAGGTTAAATTAAACATTTAAACTTGAACAACTCTAACGTTCAGCAGTCATCATAGTATCTGGGGACTGtttatttcctttgccagggttgctCCAAACGGCGGCTACTTACTGACTGGGAAAATTCAGGGTCATAGCATTCCACTGGGATGGCACACCAGGGCCGGCTGGCTGgttccaccactagtgttgagcattccgataccgcaagtatcgggtatcggccgatatttgctgtatcggaattccgataccgagttcccatatttttgtgatatcggaaatcggaatcggaagttcccagtgtatggtttccagggtctggaggagaggagactctccttcaggccctgggatccatattcatgtaaaaaataaagaataaaaaaaaaaatatggatatactcacccctccggcggaccctggaccttagcgatgtaaccggcagcctccgttcctaagaatgcagtgagtgtaggacctgcgatgacgtcgcggcttgtgattggtcgcgtgagcggtcacatgagccgtcacgcgaccaatcacaagccgcgacgtcatcgaaggtccttcactctgcattcttaggaatggaggcagacgcgtggactggtgagagccaggggccgtccgaggggtgagtatatcaatattttttatttttattctttattttatacttgaatatggatcccagggcctgaaggagagtttcctctccttcagaccctgggaaccattccgatattttgtgtcccattgatatgcattggtatcgggtatcggtatcggcgatatccgatattttttgggtatcggccgatccaatccgataccgatacctttgcatatcggaaggtatcgctcaacactatccaccactGGTGTCTGAGTAGATTGGTTGCATTTAGTAGTTGGCCTGGCCTGGCCTGCTGAAGGGACTGAGATTGGTTCACATCTCGTGCAGTCTAGAGCGTACCACCCCTTTTTGCCTATATGGCGGGTATAAGTTACTCGGTCACCAGAGTTCAGGTCCCTGTCAGAATGTCATTCCATTAGATGGGATtccacatccctccggttgacaaagATCTCTTTGATCATACCGGCTTCTTTTATAAATCCCCAGCCTCTCCACTGGTTGAAGACCACTACTGTCCTGTTGCAGTGGTCCCCTTTCTGCCCTGGGTTTTTTTTGCGCATTTGGGCCTTCCTTGCTAGATTCCTCTTCCCAAAAGCTGCTTCATGGGCCAGGGACTCCTGTCTCTCCCTCTCTTCTTGACGACTGCAGAGCTCCCGCCAGGTAATCATGGGGATCTCCGTGTAACATGTAATCCCCTTAAAAGATTGACTTTTATTAAATAGATACTCTAAAAATACCAATTCCcagtgaaaaacagaaaaacaaaagagATCCAATTGTGCACCTACCCTAGCATATGTCCCTATGCTTATCTACTGTCCCTTCCTagcaatggaggttggcaccctgatagagacaattttggcgcccccactcaacggcggctgacccCAGCTAGCCCTGTTAAATGACTAATAaactacaggtgggaaaacaataagctTATGAAAGaaatgaagtaaagcatagagagagCAGACTAAGGTGCACAAGTATAACCCCCATGTACTGTCCT contains:
- the LOC143767846 gene encoding olfactory receptor 5G9-like, which gives rise to MDSRNFTRVSEFILTSLSDVPEFQILIFIVFLIIYIITVLGNLSIICAYMLSLNLHTPMYFFLGHFSFLEICYISINIPKMLANSLAKQKTISFHGCMVQVYTFGLCGGTECYVLAAMAYDRYVAICHPLLYSVIMRQTVNILLIVGSYLVGSTNSLIHTVITFTLPFCGSNRINHIFCDIPPILQLACADTRMNQIVIFVTSVCVVVVSFIFIVISYSYIIAAIISLYSTPGRRKAFSTCSSHFTVVTIFYGSVMFMYLKPESSSPSQDRLVAVMYTVIAPLLNPFIYSLRNNDVKRALLKIYHKLKLPS